A genomic segment from Nicotiana sylvestris chromosome 1, ASM39365v2, whole genome shotgun sequence encodes:
- the LOC138868473 gene encoding uncharacterized protein gives MVAAWGETSDDDSEYEVGDEQTLMAIGESDDEQEVNVIHLNDKIKFLSKKRLTELLLDFIDESEVINNEKEQLSRECVILKAKCKNLESRVNESDSKNAVLENYVLELDTRTCKKKADHTHLTLEENLGNLKDELYKKDKQIRVLKEDLGKVKRVNNIYIVDLSTLSEN, from the exons atggttgctgcttggggagaaacatcagatgacgATTCAGAATATGAAGTTGGAGATGAACAAacacttatggccatcggagaatcagatgatgaacaagaggtaaatGTGATTCATCTCAATGACAAGATTAAATTTCTGTCTAAAAAAAGGTTAACTGAACTATTGCTAGACTTCATCGATGAGTCTGAggtaattaacaatgagaaggaacaactgtctagggagtgtgtgatcttaaaagccaagtgcaaaaatctagaatctagggttAATGAGAGTGACAGTAAAAATGCTGTGTTGGAGAACTATGTTCTTGAACTGGACACCA GAACAtgtaagaagaaagctgatcatacacatctcaccttagaagaaaatctaggaaatTTGAAGGATGAGTTGTATAAGAAAGATAAGCAGAtaagagtcttaaaagaagacctagggaag gtaaaaagagttaacaatatttacattgtagatttgtccactctttcagaaaattaA